A DNA window from Ctenopharyngodon idella isolate HZGC_01 chromosome 10, HZGC01, whole genome shotgun sequence contains the following coding sequences:
- the pdhb gene encoding pyruvate dehydrogenase E1 component subunit beta, mitochondrial, translating to MASLRCFLRSGKNAVSAALRREFHRTPSAAVQVTVRDALNQALDEELERDERVFLLGEEVAQYDGAYKVSRGLWKKYGDKRIIDTPITEMGFAGIAVGAAMAGLRPICEFMTFNFSMQAIDQVINSAAKTYYMSAGFQPVPVVFRGPNGASAGVAAQHSQCFAAWYGHCPGLKVVSPWSAEDARGLLKSAIRDDNPVVFLENELMYGVPFEMSEESQSKDFLIPIGKAKIERPGNHITLVSHSRMVSLCLDAAAVLAKEGIECEVINMRTIRPLDTEAIETSIIKTNHLITVEGGWPQFGVGAEILARIMEGPAFNYLDAPAVRVTGVDIPMPYAKILEDNSVPQIKDIIFSVKKTLNV from the exons ATGGCGTCTCTGAGGTGTTTTCTGCGCTCGGGGAAg AATGCCGTTTCCGCGGCTTTGCGGAGGGAGTTTCACAGGACGCCGTCGGCTGCGGTGCAG GTAACAGTCCGAGATGCTCTTAACCAGGCCTTGGATGAGGAGCTCGAGAGGGATGAACGGGTTTTCCTCCTTGGAGAGGAAGTCGCACAGTATGACGGCGCATATAAG GTTAGCAGAGGCCTTTGGAAGAAGTACGGAGACAAACGCATCATTGACACACCCATTACGGAG ATGGGCTTTGCTGGCATTGCCGTTGGTGCTGCCATG GCGGGTTTGAGGCCAATTTGCGAGTTCATGACCTTCAACTTCTCTATGCAAGCCATCGACCAGGTCATCAACTCAGCTGCCAAGACCTACTACATGTCTGCTGGCTTTCAGCCCGTCCCGGTCGTGTTCCGTGGACCCAACGGCGCTTCGGCCGGTGTGGCGGCTCAGCATTCCCAGTGCTTTGCCGCCTGGTACGGACACTGTCCCGGACTGAAGGTGGTCAGCCCCTGGAGTGCCGAGGACGCCAGGGGCCTTCTGAAATCAGCCATCCGAGACGACAACCCTG TGGTGTTTTTGGAGAATGAGCTGATGTACGGCGTGCCATTTGAGATGTCCGAAGAGTCTCAGTCGAAAGACTTCCTCATCCCTATTGGGAAAGCAAAGATTGAAAGACCAG GAAATCACATCACTCTGGTGTCTCATTCCCGAATGGTCAGTCTGTGTCTCGACGCTGCTGCTGTCTTGGCCAAGGAGGGTATCGAATGTGAG GTGATCAACATGCGCACCATCCGGCCTCTCGACACAGAAGCCATTGAAACGAGCATAATAAAAACCAATCATCTCATCACTGTCGAGGGCGGCTGGCCTCAGTTTGGAGTCGGGGCGGAGATTCTTGCCAGGATCATGGAGG GTCCTGCCTTCAATTACCTCGACGCCCCTGCGGTCCGAGTCACGGGTGTAGATATTCCAATGCCGTACGCCAAGATTTTGGAAGACAACAGTGTACCACAAATCAAGGACATCATCTTCTCCGTTAAAAAGACTTTGAACGTTTAA
- the kctd6a gene encoding LOW QUALITY PROTEIN: BTB/POZ domain-containing protein KCTD6a (The sequence of the model RefSeq protein was modified relative to this genomic sequence to represent the inferred CDS: inserted 1 base in 1 codon) translates to MENGDWAHMMMDTVTLNVGGHLYTTSLSTLQRYPDSMLGAMFRGDFPTTRDAQGNYFIDRDGPLFRYILNFLRTSKLTLPCDFKETELLXKEADFYQIEPLIQCLGDNKPLYPMDTFEQVVELSSTRKLSKYSNPVAVIITQLTITTKVHALLEGISNNFTRWNKHMMDTRDFQVSFTFGPCDYHQEVSLRVHLVEYISKQGFTIRNTRVHHMSERANENTVEHHWTFCRVAQKVED, encoded by the exons ATGGAGAATGGAGACTGGGCACACAtg ATGATGGATACGGTTACCCTAAATGTTGGCGGCCATTTGTACACCACATCGCTGTCCACCCTCCAACGTTATCCAGACTCTATGTTGGGCGCCATGTTCCGCGGCGATTTTCCCACCACACGAGATGCCCAGGGCAACTATTTCATAGATCGAGACGGTCCTCTATTCCGTTACATCTTGAACTTTTTACGAACCTCAAAACTGACGCTACCATGTGACTTCAAAGAAACAGAGCTCC CGAAGGAAGCAGACTTCTACCAGATAGAGCCCTTGATCCAGTGTTTAGGAGACAATAAACCTCTCTACCCAATGGACACCTTTGAGCAAGTGGTAGAACTGTCAAGCACTCGTAAGTTGTCCAAGTACTCAAACCCGGTGGCAGTCATCATCACCCAACTCACCATCACCACCAAAGTTCATGCACTGCTTGAAGGCATCTCCAACAACTTCACCAGATGGAATAAACATATGatggacaccagagactttcAAGTGTCCTTTACCTTTGGACCATGTGACTACCACCAAGAGGTGTCCCTTCGCGTACATCTGGTGGAGTACATCTCCAAGCAAGGCTTCACGATTCGCAACACGCGAGTTCATCACATGAGTGAACGCGCCAATGAGAACACGGTAGAACATCATTGGACATTCTGTAGAGTTGCGCAGAAGGTTGAGGACTGA